DNA from bacterium:
TCTGGAATCGAAGTGGAAGGACGACCGTTCCGAGGATATCCGCGAGGCGTACGCGGCGGCGCTCGCGGATTTCGAATCGCGCGGCTTCATCGTGCACGAGGTGCCGATGGAGACCGAATGCCTGAAGGTCGTCTCGGACGCGCGGCGCGGCAAGAACATGTGGATCCTCGGCGCGCTCTCGGCGATCTACGAGCGCGACGTGTCGCTCATCGACGCGGAGCTTGAGCGCAAGTTCAAGCGCAAGGGTCAGAAGGTTATCGACAGCAACGTGAATCTCGTCCGCGCCGGGTACGACTGGGCGGACGCCAACATCGACCTGCGCTACCGGATTCCGGTCGCCCCCACGAACGTGCCGACGGTCGTCATGAACGGCAACACGGCGGTCGGTCTTGGCGTCATGGCCGCGGGCATGGAGCTGTGCTCGATGTATCCGATCACGCCGGCGACAAGCGCCTCGCATTACCTCGCCGGGTCGTTTTCAAAGGTCGGCGGCGTCGTGCATCAGGCCGAGGACGAGATCGCGGCGATCGGGTTCGCGCTCGGCGCGTCGTATGCCGGCAAGACTCCGGTGACGATCACCTCCGGCCCCGGCCTTGCGCTCAAGACCGAATTCATCGGCTTTGCCGTCATGGCGGAGCTTCCGATCGTCATCGTGGACGTGCAGCGCGGCGGACCTTCGACGGGCCTTCCGACGCGCGTCGAACAGGGTGACCTTCTGGCCGCGCTGTTCGCGGCGCCCGGCGACGCGCCGAAGATCGTGATGGCGCCCGCGACCATCGAGGAGTGTTTCCACTTCATGGTCACCGCGCGCAAGCTCGCCGAGTCTTTCCGCGGACCGGTCCTCGTGTTGACGGACGCGAACCTGGCGACCGGCCAGCAGAACTTCCCGCGTCCCGAGGTGCGCGAGGAATGGATCGCGCCGCCCATCGATCAATCCGCCTGGGATCGCGACGTGCGGCCGTACGACTGGGACGGCGCAACCGGCCTCTCCGAGCGCCCCGTGCCCGGCCAGAAGGGCGGGAACTTCGTC
Protein-coding regions in this window:
- a CDS encoding 2-oxoacid:acceptor oxidoreductase subunit alpha encodes the protein MSVPKANEQAGTPRARLAQVVNQHIVEIVSDSGEGAQTCGQMFGTISAKMGNGVWTVEIIPAEIEPPFRSRAGASGNRIRVGKGVVTNMGDQADLVVAFNEQVLYSRIDVDAIARGAHILLESKWKDDRSEDIREAYAAALADFESRGFIVHEVPMETECLKVVSDARRGKNMWILGALSAIYERDVSLIDAELERKFKRKGQKVIDSNVNLVRAGYDWADANIDLRYRIPVAPTNVPTVVMNGNTAVGLGVMAAGMELCSMYPITPATSASHYLAGSFSKVGGVVHQAEDEIAAIGFALGASYAGKTPVTITSGPGLALKTEFIGFAVMAELPIVIVDVQRGGPSTGLPTRVEQGDLLAALFAAPGDAPKIVMAPATIEECFHFMVTARKLAESFRGPVLVLTDANLATGQQNFPRPEVREEWIAPPIDQSAWDRDVRPYDWDGATGLSERPVPGQKGGNFVLTGLAHDENSRVAYESAINQHSMEARSRKLAALRKTLKTPDVYGDDTGDLLVVGWGSTLGAIEEAVDRLREEGRRVSSLHLRFLSPFEPGLREIFSRFKKVMTVEINYSDDPSFGDARRLAQLAWLLRSETLVDVDCWSQVPGTPLAPGIIADVVRSRLSENGSAAAAGAR